From a single Natronorubrum tibetense GA33 genomic region:
- a CDS encoding DUF1616 domain-containing protein, with product MSDNHWWFFDLAVVIAITGAVTFGIFSGVGGVVRTVLLVPLVCFLPGYAFVSALFPDEPTDEYQPFDDEKTALGTPLVITGGLESVERTILSVVFSIATVPLIALLSSATPGGLTLETVLSGLAMFTVVLSVLAIGSRYRCPPDRRFAPSLSSVSLFHTPARPTAYSRTNTRPYNVAIVVALVLLVATAGFAIANPPQHDGFTEFAVETETVSGDIDTMYQSTYAAGETDELAVSITNQEHEERSYTTVVLLERVGDGDGNDSDATVTEAAELDRQSGTVPYGDTHEQTLEITPSMHGEDLRLTLLLYEDEPPSEPTSENAYRAIHLPIEVE from the coding sequence ATGAGCGACAATCACTGGTGGTTTTTCGACCTCGCAGTCGTCATCGCGATCACTGGCGCAGTGACGTTCGGGATATTTTCCGGCGTCGGTGGCGTTGTCCGAACGGTGTTGCTTGTTCCGCTCGTCTGCTTTCTACCGGGCTATGCGTTCGTCTCTGCACTGTTTCCGGACGAGCCGACCGACGAGTATCAGCCGTTCGACGACGAGAAGACGGCGCTCGGAACCCCGCTCGTTATCACCGGCGGGCTCGAGTCGGTCGAGCGAACGATACTGTCAGTCGTCTTTAGCATCGCGACCGTTCCGCTGATTGCCCTTCTCTCGTCCGCAACCCCTGGGGGTTTGACGCTCGAAACCGTGCTCTCCGGACTTGCGATGTTCACGGTCGTGTTATCGGTGCTCGCGATCGGTTCTCGCTATCGGTGTCCACCCGACCGCCGATTCGCGCCGTCGCTCTCTTCCGTGTCACTTTTCCACACACCGGCTCGACCGACCGCGTACTCGCGAACGAACACCCGACCGTACAACGTGGCGATCGTCGTCGCGCTGGTCCTGTTAGTCGCGACTGCGGGCTTCGCGATCGCGAATCCGCCCCAACACGACGGATTCACCGAATTCGCCGTCGAGACCGAGACCGTAAGCGGCGATATCGACACGATGTATCAGTCGACGTACGCTGCCGGTGAGACTGACGAGCTCGCCGTGTCGATCACCAACCAAGAACACGAAGAACGCAGCTACACAACCGTAGTGTTGCTCGAGCGGGTCGGCGATGGCGACGGCAACGATAGCGATGCGACCGTCACGGAAGCGGCCGAACTCGATAGACAGTCGGGGACGGTCCCCTACGGCGACACACACGAGCAGACGCTCGAGATCACGCCGTCGATGCACGGGGAAGATCTCCGGCTGACGCTGTTGCTCTACGAGGACGAACCGCCGTCGGAGCCGACGAGTGAAAACGCCTATCGAGCGATCCACCTTCCGATCGAGGTCGAATAG
- a CDS encoding metal-dependent hydrolase, whose translation MFPWEHLAFAYVLYSLFANAVLRRAPTSRETVAVVIGSQLPDLVDKPLAWTFGITETGYSVGHSIFVAPIVCLAVYAVAARRDDRLVAGAFTLAYGSHLVIDVYDPLRESSRFEPRVVLWPLESPPSGDHGGFLDHFALYFVRYVNELLTGGVTPSVALQLGLGLAVVALWLVDGAPIAADGYRWLRARLRA comes from the coding sequence ATGTTTCCGTGGGAGCACCTCGCCTTCGCGTACGTCCTGTACTCACTGTTTGCGAATGCTGTCCTCAGACGGGCACCCACGAGTCGTGAGACGGTCGCTGTCGTCATCGGCTCACAGCTCCCGGATCTCGTCGATAAACCCCTCGCCTGGACGTTCGGGATCACGGAAACCGGCTACTCCGTCGGTCACTCGATCTTCGTCGCCCCGATCGTCTGTCTCGCAGTGTACGCGGTGGCCGCTCGCCGAGACGATCGACTGGTCGCCGGTGCGTTCACGCTCGCCTACGGCTCACACCTCGTGATCGACGTCTACGACCCGCTGCGAGAAAGTTCGAGATTCGAGCCACGGGTTGTCCTCTGGCCACTCGAGTCGCCCCCGTCGGGCGATCATGGCGGATTTCTGGATCACTTCGCGCTCTACTTCGTCCGGTACGTAAACGAGTTGCTCACCGGCGGCGTGACGCCGTCGGTCGCCCTCCAGCTCGGGCTCGGCCTCGCCGTCGTGGCGCTCTGGCTGGTCGACGGTGCGCCGATCGCCGCCGACGGCTACCGGTGGCTCCGGGCTCGTTTGCGGGCGTGA
- a CDS encoding HAD family hydrolase translates to MTNAKAIFFDLDGTLLEHRQAYSEILTATFETVEGEAREVWIERYNDVFYELFEAYEPNPVRRAFASIDACSEPDLLMEELRSREAAACEPPDSVHEDLDRLSDGYRLGVLTNGFEDWQRYKLREHDLEQHFETVVASYRAGAHKPCEAPYRLAEAWLPARAYAMVGDDDSDVDGAINAGWTACRYSGGGFAELPDILDWE, encoded by the coding sequence ATGACGAACGCGAAGGCGATCTTTTTCGACCTGGACGGAACGCTGCTCGAGCATCGTCAGGCGTACTCCGAGATACTGACGGCGACCTTCGAAACGGTCGAAGGGGAGGCCCGGGAGGTGTGGATCGAACGGTACAATGACGTCTTCTATGAGCTGTTCGAGGCGTACGAGCCGAATCCGGTCCGGCGGGCGTTCGCCAGTATCGACGCCTGTTCGGAACCGGACCTGTTGATGGAAGAACTCCGTAGCCGGGAGGCGGCGGCCTGTGAACCACCCGACTCCGTCCACGAGGATCTGGACCGCCTGTCGGACGGCTATCGGCTCGGCGTGTTGACCAACGGCTTCGAGGACTGGCAGCGGTACAAGCTTCGCGAACACGACCTCGAACAGCACTTCGAGACGGTCGTCGCCTCCTATCGGGCCGGCGCGCACAAGCCGTGCGAAGCTCCCTACCGACTCGCCGAAGCGTGGCTCCCCGCACGAGCCTACGCGATGGTGGGCGACGACGATTCGGATGTCGACGGCGCGATAAACGCCGGATGGACCGCGTGCCGATACTCGGGCGGCGGATTCGCTGAGCTCCCCGATATCCTCGATTGGGAGTAG
- a CDS encoding DUF2206 domain-containing protein produces MYSRLSELRPLRLDTVAAIVGLALALALLPLRFFASQLYLETVPLILGTACVLYLVSLYQGTNSTSLPTLPSRVAMALPSIVLAGLSALVVLTVIQGARTPLFFGVASVLGTLVIGQILFVNDRELHPGILLLQIIAFAFVFRFTALYATPGYIGIDIWTHTELTQAILDDRSVGGISHDKHYASPFYHLLVASSSVLYDVSLRTALYLSVGIAMPLSVLLVYATANLLVSARWATLATALFALASHVSMWGMHLIPTSLGLVFFLAMLYSLLRVMRIEYTTRDFALLVLFSIAVILTHQVSTFIMLVLLLAAFLAQLVFEIDPLGLTRVDTSVFRSKKPVNLIGLVVFNFGLTIFVWSLTPYGNQSFLATVMSFFSQTVEESAGFLNIASDTGDADPDEAAQATTTLLDQLVPYVDALGFLFLLGVTFVGCLYVVHRRRAEQSVFTLLLAAAFMLVFVLGLPMFGIRNFIPTRWFAFLFAPMAILGAIGLRTMVQGLEPRIVVSVLLIFVLVYPGAMILAVESNSENPVFDDHHEQLAYNEAELAAVDSIGELTGSQTGSEIREDQRIHTDHPYQTLFWRTGAYPRSGIGTATVPDDGVADHEYTVYRSTQSTDAVYFTDADGNGRIEQIDQPQLCRPDQATVYTNGDVTMCAAGPGSG; encoded by the coding sequence GTGTATAGCAGGCTGTCTGAGCTGCGACCGTTACGGCTCGACACCGTCGCGGCGATCGTCGGTCTCGCGCTCGCGCTGGCGCTGCTGCCGCTTCGGTTCTTCGCGTCGCAGCTGTATCTCGAGACCGTCCCGTTGATCCTCGGGACCGCCTGCGTCCTGTACCTCGTCTCTCTCTATCAGGGGACGAACTCGACGAGCCTCCCGACGCTTCCATCGAGAGTGGCGATGGCGCTTCCGAGCATCGTTCTGGCCGGACTCTCGGCGCTCGTGGTACTGACAGTGATACAGGGTGCGCGGACGCCGCTTTTCTTCGGGGTGGCGAGCGTCCTCGGGACGCTCGTAATCGGGCAGATCCTCTTCGTGAACGACCGCGAGTTGCATCCCGGAATCTTGCTGCTCCAGATCATCGCTTTCGCGTTCGTCTTCCGATTCACTGCGCTCTACGCGACGCCGGGATACATCGGGATCGACATCTGGACCCACACGGAGCTCACACAAGCGATCCTCGACGACCGGTCCGTCGGCGGCATCTCTCACGACAAACACTACGCGTCGCCGTTTTACCACCTGTTAGTCGCGTCCTCGTCGGTGCTGTACGACGTGTCGCTGCGGACGGCGCTGTATCTCTCCGTCGGCATCGCGATGCCGCTGTCGGTCCTGCTCGTCTACGCCACGGCGAACCTGCTCGTGTCGGCACGGTGGGCGACGTTGGCGACGGCCCTCTTCGCCCTCGCCAGCCACGTTTCGATGTGGGGGATGCACCTCATTCCGACCAGTCTCGGGCTGGTCTTCTTCCTCGCGATGCTGTACTCGCTGCTCCGCGTCATGCGCATCGAGTACACGACCCGCGACTTTGCGTTGCTGGTCCTGTTTAGCATCGCCGTCATCCTCACTCACCAGGTGTCGACGTTCATCATGCTGGTATTGTTGCTGGCGGCATTTCTCGCACAGCTCGTCTTCGAGATCGATCCGCTCGGGCTGACACGCGTCGACACGAGCGTCTTCCGGTCGAAAAAGCCGGTCAATCTCATCGGGCTCGTCGTCTTCAACTTCGGGCTGACGATCTTCGTCTGGTCGCTGACGCCCTACGGCAACCAGTCGTTCCTCGCGACCGTGATGAGCTTCTTCAGCCAGACGGTAGAGGAGAGCGCCGGGTTCCTCAACATCGCGAGCGACACGGGCGACGCCGATCCTGACGAAGCGGCCCAAGCGACGACGACGCTGCTCGATCAGCTCGTCCCCTACGTGGACGCCCTCGGCTTCCTGTTCCTGCTCGGCGTCACGTTCGTCGGCTGTCTGTACGTCGTCCACCGGCGACGCGCCGAACAGTCGGTGTTCACGCTCCTGTTAGCGGCGGCGTTCATGCTCGTCTTCGTCCTCGGGCTGCCGATGTTCGGCATCCGTAACTTCATCCCGACTCGGTGGTTCGCGTTCCTCTTCGCGCCGATGGCTATTCTCGGTGCGATCGGCCTGCGAACGATGGTTCAGGGGCTCGAGCCTCGAATCGTCGTCTCCGTGCTCTTGATCTTCGTCCTCGTCTATCCGGGAGCGATGATACTGGCAGTGGAGAGTAACTCCGAAAATCCGGTCTTCGACGATCACCACGAGCAGCTGGCGTACAACGAAGCGGAGCTCGCCGCGGTCGACTCGATCGGCGAGTTAACCGGCTCTCAAACTGGAAGCGAGATCCGGGAGGATCAGCGAATCCACACGGATCATCCGTACCAGACGTTGTTCTGGCGTACCGGGGCCTATCCGCGGTCGGGAATAGGCACTGCGACCGTTCCGGACGACGGCGTCGCCGACCACGAGTACACGGTCTACCGCTCGACGCAGTCGACCGATGCGGTCTACTTCACCGACGCCGACGGAAACGGACGGATCGAGCAGATCGACCAGCCGCAACTCTGCCGGCCGGATCAGGCCACGGTCTACACGAACGGTGACGTGACGATGTGTGCGGCCGGACCCGGATCCGGATAA
- a CDS encoding glycosyltransferase: MNVLQLVTSPRPFFDQQVSVLEDRGVDCTVLEVPGTHGGDSSRSPTDYARYYPRILSELRSNDYDLVHANYGLVAPFALAQPTRPVVLTLWGTDLMSDHDWLRSVSRFGARRANAAIVPSRAMSSVLETEHELVPFGVDTDLFRPVPQVEARERIGWETDRPIALFPYDRTRAVKDYPRARRLVERADADIELRTVTGVDHEEIPYYMNASDILLVTSERESGPMVVKEAAACNLPIVSTDVGFVRETVADVTDCIVSDDDEALTEGLECVADARRRSDGRETIDGLSLDALGDRLLDVYRDVLERDGPAGRRTEVDHGV, encoded by the coding sequence ATGAACGTACTTCAGTTGGTCACGTCCCCGCGACCGTTTTTCGACCAGCAGGTGTCGGTGCTCGAGGATCGGGGCGTCGACTGTACCGTCCTCGAAGTCCCCGGCACACACGGCGGTGACTCGAGTCGGTCGCCGACGGACTACGCGCGATACTATCCGCGGATCCTCTCGGAACTCCGATCGAACGATTACGACCTGGTCCACGCGAACTACGGGCTCGTCGCGCCGTTCGCGCTCGCCCAGCCGACCCGTCCAGTCGTTCTGACCCTGTGGGGGACGGATTTGATGAGCGATCACGACTGGCTCCGCTCGGTCAGCCGATTCGGTGCCCGCCGTGCGAACGCGGCAATCGTCCCGAGTCGAGCCATGTCGAGCGTACTCGAGACCGAGCACGAACTGGTCCCGTTCGGCGTCGACACCGACCTGTTTCGACCGGTACCGCAGGTGGAGGCCCGCGAACGCATCGGCTGGGAGACCGACCGGCCGATCGCGCTCTTTCCGTACGATCGGACACGGGCCGTCAAGGACTACCCGCGAGCGCGCCGGCTGGTCGAACGAGCCGACGCCGATATCGAACTGCGGACGGTCACCGGCGTCGACCACGAGGAGATTCCGTACTACATGAACGCGAGCGATATCCTCCTCGTGACCTCGGAGCGGGAGAGCGGTCCGATGGTCGTCAAGGAGGCGGCTGCATGCAACCTACCGATCGTCTCGACCGACGTCGGTTTCGTCCGCGAGACGGTCGCAGACGTGACCGACTGCATCGTCAGCGACGACGACGAGGCCCTGACCGAGGGGCTCGAGTGCGTCGCCGACGCTCGCCGCCGATCCGACGGCCGCGAGACGATCGACGGGCTGAGTCTCGACGCGCTGGGCGACCGCCTCCTCGACGTCTACCGTGACGTACTCGAGCGAGACGGGCCGGCGGGCCGTCGAACGGAGGTGGACCACGGTGTATAG
- a CDS encoding DUF354 domain-containing protein, producing the protein MRVVITIQHPGHVHFFRNPIEELDARGHEVHVFARESDVAIALLEAYDIDHEVLAGESDSLLSLATVQATYETRLLARARRIDPDVITAIGGVAAAHVASVLRTKSVVFYDTEHATLITKLAYPFADAICTPACYRDDVGSSQVRYPGYHELAYLHPNRFDPDPAVLESVGLDPDDSFAVVRLSSWEASHDVGHGGFDDPREAIDRLEESGLEVLLSAEGEPPADLEPYQFSTRPERLHDLLAHAEIVVSEGATTATEAAVLGTPAVYVNPLSLGYTAELEAEYGLLFGCNGDDRHARALEAIDDVLAASAETWAERRERLLEERIDVTAFVVEQIESHARAREANPTPATTLR; encoded by the coding sequence ATGCGAGTCGTGATTACGATTCAACACCCCGGGCACGTCCATTTCTTCCGGAACCCGATCGAGGAACTGGACGCTCGAGGACACGAGGTCCACGTCTTCGCTCGCGAGAGCGACGTAGCCATCGCGCTGCTCGAGGCGTACGATATCGACCACGAGGTGCTCGCCGGCGAGTCCGACTCGCTGCTCTCGCTGGCCACCGTGCAGGCGACCTACGAGACGCGGCTGCTGGCCCGGGCGCGACGGATCGATCCGGACGTCATCACGGCTATCGGCGGCGTTGCCGCCGCCCACGTCGCGTCCGTCTTGCGAACGAAGAGCGTCGTCTTCTACGACACCGAACACGCGACACTCATCACGAAACTCGCCTACCCGTTCGCGGACGCGATCTGTACGCCGGCGTGCTACCGTGACGACGTCGGTTCGAGCCAGGTTCGCTATCCCGGGTATCACGAACTCGCCTACCTCCACCCGAATCGGTTCGATCCCGATCCAGCCGTCCTCGAGTCGGTCGGCCTCGATCCGGACGACTCGTTCGCCGTCGTTCGACTCAGTAGCTGGGAGGCCTCCCACGACGTCGGCCACGGCGGCTTCGACGATCCGCGCGAGGCGATCGATCGACTCGAGGAAAGCGGTCTCGAGGTGTTGCTCTCGGCGGAGGGCGAGCCACCGGCCGACCTCGAACCCTACCAGTTCTCGACGCGACCGGAACGGTTGCACGATCTGCTCGCCCACGCCGAGATCGTCGTTAGCGAGGGCGCGACGACCGCGACCGAGGCCGCGGTGCTCGGTACGCCGGCTGTGTACGTCAACCCGCTCTCGCTCGGCTACACCGCCGAACTCGAAGCCGAGTACGGACTGCTGTTCGGCTGCAACGGCGACGACCGCCACGCTCGAGCGCTCGAGGCGATCGACGACGTCCTCGCGGCGTCCGCCGAAACGTGGGCCGAACGACGCGAACGTCTGCTCGAGGAGCGGATCGACGTGACGGCGTTCGTCGTAGAGCAGATTGAATCTCACGCGCGTGCACGCGAAGCGAATCCGACGCCGGCGACGACGCTACGCTAA
- a CDS encoding nucleotide sugar dehydrogenase, with product MTTTISDTENRADDRERDRLPLRASDEGTTLEHVDDQSAREATICVVGLGYVGLPLAVGFAQSDYRVIGYDIDESTVERLQEGVDTTGDLSDEAIQDGDISYTTDATEIGEADYVIIAVPTPIDDDDRPDLRFVESAATTVGSKLTAGTTVVLESTVYPGTTQDVLIPALEEASDLTAGEDFFVGYSPERATPGDDEHGLAHVVKVVGAQTEPVLEDVATLYESVVDAGVHRATSIEVAEACKVVENTQRDLNIAFVNELSMALERMDVDTQAVLEAAGTKWNFHDYRPGLVGGHCIPVDPYFLAHRSAQDGYEPELIRAGRDVNESVPDHVADLTIKALNQCHKTLRESRVLVLGLSYKADVGDIRSSKVANVVDSLREYDIDVEGFDPFADADAVQDAFDLEVQETLSFDDFDAVLLATPHAEFERLDLEAVAAELGENPALVDITGTFEEDAAHDAGFVYRRL from the coding sequence ATGACCACGACAATCAGCGACACTGAGAACCGAGCGGACGATCGAGAGCGCGACCGACTACCCCTGCGAGCGAGCGACGAGGGGACCACCCTCGAGCACGTCGACGACCAGTCCGCCCGAGAGGCGACGATCTGCGTCGTCGGGCTCGGCTACGTGGGCCTGCCGCTCGCGGTCGGCTTCGCGCAGTCGGACTACCGCGTCATCGGCTACGATATCGACGAATCGACGGTCGAGCGTCTTCAAGAGGGCGTCGACACCACCGGCGACCTCTCGGACGAGGCGATCCAGGACGGCGACATCTCCTATACGACCGACGCGACCGAGATCGGCGAGGCAGACTACGTCATCATCGCCGTACCGACCCCGATCGACGACGACGACCGGCCGGACCTACGCTTCGTCGAGAGTGCGGCGACCACCGTCGGATCGAAACTGACCGCCGGCACGACGGTCGTCCTCGAATCGACCGTCTACCCGGGGACGACACAGGACGTCCTGATTCCGGCTCTCGAGGAGGCGTCCGACCTCACTGCTGGCGAGGACTTCTTCGTCGGCTACTCGCCGGAGCGCGCGACGCCCGGAGACGACGAACACGGGCTCGCACACGTCGTCAAAGTCGTCGGGGCACAGACCGAGCCGGTGCTCGAGGACGTGGCGACGCTCTACGAGTCGGTCGTCGACGCGGGCGTCCACCGCGCCACCTCGATCGAGGTCGCCGAGGCGTGCAAAGTCGTCGAGAACACCCAGCGCGACCTCAACATCGCGTTCGTCAACGAACTCTCGATGGCGCTCGAGCGGATGGATGTCGACACGCAGGCGGTCCTCGAGGCCGCGGGTACGAAGTGGAACTTCCACGACTACCGCCCGGGACTGGTCGGCGGCCACTGCATTCCGGTCGATCCCTACTTCCTCGCCCACCGATCGGCCCAGGACGGGTACGAGCCGGAACTCATCCGGGCCGGTCGCGACGTCAACGAGTCGGTGCCGGACCACGTCGCCGATCTGACGATCAAGGCGCTCAACCAGTGTCACAAGACCCTTCGAGAGAGTCGCGTACTGGTCCTGGGACTGTCGTACAAAGCGGACGTCGGCGACATTCGAAGTTCGAAAGTCGCGAACGTCGTCGACTCGCTTCGGGAGTACGATATCGATGTCGAGGGCTTCGACCCGTTCGCGGACGCCGATGCGGTACAGGACGCGTTCGACCTCGAGGTCCAGGAGACGCTTTCGTTCGACGACTTCGACGCCGTGCTCCTCGCGACGCCACACGCCGAGTTCGAACGGCTGGATCTCGAGGCCGTCGCGGCCGAACTGGGCGAGAACCCCGCGTTGGTCGACATAACGGGAACGTTCGAAGAGGACGCGGCCCACGACGCGGGATTCGTCTACCGGAGGTTGTGA
- a CDS encoding helix-turn-helix transcriptional regulator produces MVSTSQIELGPAFASIHASVSSSTGSVPIRRLDVQTFASVTPTDSDQLGGPVSWLSMLRGASGWEAAMIAVLFLLISGLVGIRLRELLSNREVQLATHSLLGQSADESGEITGSPTDDHRPYEQYLSPETPTELLSDKGEVVRLLVANHGRIRQHQIADETGWSKSKVSRICSQMHTDGTIEKTSVGRENLITLSDREPETETQRTDTEKPLQ; encoded by the coding sequence ATGGTTTCAACTTCCCAGATCGAACTCGGACCCGCGTTCGCCTCGATACACGCCAGCGTGTCCTCGAGTACGGGTTCGGTGCCGATTCGTCGACTCGACGTCCAGACGTTCGCATCGGTAACCCCCACCGATAGCGATCAGTTGGGTGGACCGGTATCCTGGCTGTCGATGCTACGCGGCGCGTCGGGCTGGGAAGCGGCGATGATCGCGGTTCTGTTCTTACTGATCAGCGGACTCGTCGGCATCCGCCTGCGAGAACTGCTGTCGAACCGCGAGGTCCAACTCGCTACGCACTCGCTGCTCGGTCAGTCAGCGGACGAGTCGGGTGAGATAACAGGCTCACCCACCGACGATCACCGACCCTACGAACAGTATCTCTCACCCGAGACACCGACCGAACTCCTGAGCGACAAGGGAGAAGTGGTTCGACTGCTCGTCGCAAATCACGGCCGCATTCGCCAACACCAGATCGCCGACGAAACGGGCTGGTCGAAGTCGAAAGTGAGCCGAATCTGCTCGCAGATGCACACCGACGGCACGATCGAGAAGACCTCGGTCGGCCGAGAGAATCTCATCACCCTGTCCGATCGAGAGCCGGAGACGGAAACGCAGCGTACCGACACCGAAAAACCGCTTCAGTGA